A genome region from Pseudomonas pergaminensis includes the following:
- a CDS encoding class I SAM-dependent methyltransferase — MSVTAQPDHHAQFIELLSASLAQNAFIKLVLAKYVGDEADLQRLIIKPVTVKEQACLSFVYRYKTRDITKNLPVADAVAAIAELLPARFKNAHLLSLTDEAQLEYSKKNKSSLFKSKPQQLREAPSAEHNREKNRFLDLSRPFLADLGVTDAKQALIPSMSRKWKQINKFIEVFSHALTSSPLKLDQPVRVADFGSGKGYLTFAIHDYLRNTLKAEGEVTGVELREDMVTLCNTAAARLEHPGLVFKCGDVRSVAPSELDVMIALHACDVATDYAIHTGIRSGASIIMCSPCCHKQIRLQIQSPVLLKPMLQYGLHLGQQAEMVTDSLRALFLEACGYETKVFEFISLEHTNKNKMILAVKRAEPVDNEQLLEKIQELKAFYHITEHCLETLLRADGYLN, encoded by the coding sequence ATGTCTGTCACTGCTCAACCGGATCATCACGCCCAGTTCATTGAACTGCTCAGTGCAAGCCTCGCGCAGAATGCCTTTATCAAGCTGGTGCTGGCCAAATACGTCGGTGACGAGGCTGACCTGCAGCGGCTGATCATCAAGCCGGTAACGGTCAAGGAGCAGGCGTGCCTGTCCTTTGTCTACCGCTACAAGACCCGCGATATCACCAAGAATTTGCCAGTGGCCGACGCTGTTGCGGCGATTGCCGAGCTGCTGCCGGCGCGGTTCAAGAACGCTCACCTGCTGTCACTGACCGACGAAGCCCAGTTGGAATACAGCAAGAAAAACAAAAGCTCACTGTTCAAAAGTAAACCGCAGCAATTGCGCGAAGCGCCGTCGGCCGAGCATAACCGCGAGAAGAACCGCTTCCTTGACCTCAGCCGGCCGTTCCTCGCCGACCTGGGCGTCACCGACGCCAAGCAGGCGCTGATCCCGTCGATGTCGCGCAAGTGGAAGCAGATCAACAAGTTCATCGAAGTGTTCAGCCACGCGCTGACCTCGTCCCCATTGAAGCTGGACCAGCCGGTGCGCGTTGCCGACTTCGGCTCGGGCAAGGGCTACCTGACGTTTGCGATTCACGACTACCTGCGCAACACCCTCAAGGCCGAGGGCGAGGTGACGGGCGTCGAATTGCGTGAAGACATGGTGACCCTGTGCAACACCGCCGCCGCGCGCTTGGAACACCCTGGGCTGGTGTTCAAGTGTGGCGATGTGCGCAGCGTGGCGCCCAGCGAGCTGGACGTGATGATCGCCCTGCATGCCTGCGACGTTGCCACTGACTACGCCATCCACACCGGCATCCGCTCCGGCGCGTCGATCATCATGTGCTCGCCGTGCTGCCACAAGCAGATCCGCCTGCAAATCCAGAGCCCGGTGCTGCTCAAGCCCATGCTGCAATACGGCCTGCACCTGGGCCAGCAGGCGGAAATGGTCACCGACAGTTTGCGTGCGCTGTTCCTCGAAGCCTGTGGCTATGAAACCAAGGTGTTCGAATTCATCTCGCTGGAGCACACCAACAAGAACAAGATGATTCTTGCCGTGAAGCGCGCCGAGCCGGTGGACAATGAGCAGTTACTGGAGAAAATCCAGGAGCTGAAAGCGTTCTACCACATCACCGAACACTGCCTGGAAACCCTGCTGCGCGCCGATGGCTACCTGAATTGA
- a CDS encoding DMT family transporter — translation MSSRENTGMALGLLGVIIFSLTLPFTRIVVQEIHPLLNGLGRALFAAIPAAALLLWRRERWPTWRQVRGLCLVIAGVILGFPVLSAWAMQTLPASHGALVNGLQPLCVALYAAWLSHERPSKAFWACAALGSALVLSYALITGAGSIQAGDLLMLGAIAVGGLGYAEGGRLAKEMGGWQVICWALVLSTPVLIGPVWYLAAQHQGAVSMRAWWAFGYVSLFSQFLGFFAWYAGLAMGGIARVSQIQLLQIFFTIAFSALFFGEHIEPITWLFACGVIVTVMLGRKTTVQPAPIIKAGSV, via the coding sequence ATGAGCTCGCGCGAAAACACCGGCATGGCCCTCGGCCTGCTGGGCGTCATCATCTTCAGCCTGACACTGCCCTTCACCCGTATCGTGGTGCAGGAAATCCACCCGTTGCTGAACGGCCTGGGCCGTGCGCTGTTCGCGGCGATTCCGGCAGCGGCGCTGTTACTGTGGCGCCGCGAACGCTGGCCCACCTGGCGCCAGGTGCGCGGGCTGTGCCTGGTGATCGCGGGGGTGATTCTCGGCTTCCCGGTGCTGTCGGCCTGGGCCATGCAAACGTTGCCGGCGTCCCATGGCGCGCTGGTCAACGGCCTGCAACCGCTGTGCGTGGCGCTGTATGCGGCGTGGCTGTCCCATGAGCGGCCGTCAAAAGCCTTCTGGGCCTGCGCGGCGCTGGGCAGTGCGTTGGTGTTGAGCTATGCGCTGATCACCGGGGCCGGCAGCATCCAGGCAGGTGACTTGCTAATGCTGGGTGCGATTGCCGTCGGCGGCCTGGGCTATGCCGAAGGGGGTCGCCTGGCCAAGGAAATGGGCGGCTGGCAGGTGATCTGCTGGGCGTTGGTGCTGTCAACGCCGGTGCTGATCGGCCCGGTGTGGTACCTGGCGGCGCAGCATCAGGGCGCGGTGTCGATGCGTGCGTGGTGGGCGTTTGGCTATGTGTCGCTGTTCTCGCAGTTCCTGGGCTTCTTTGCCTGGTACGCCGGGTTGGCCATGGGCGGGATCGCGCGGGTCAGCCAGATCCAGCTGTTGCAGATCTTCTTCACCATCGCGTTTTCGGCGTTGTTCTTTGGTGAACACATCGAGCCGATCACCTGGCTGTTTGCGTGTGGGGTGATCGTGACGGTGATGCTGGGGCGCAAGACGACGGTGCAGCCAGCCCCCATCATCAAGGCTGGCTCAGTCTAA